Proteins encoded together in one Quercus lobata isolate SW786 chromosome 3, ValleyOak3.0 Primary Assembly, whole genome shotgun sequence window:
- the LOC115978701 gene encoding cytochrome P450 CYP749A22-like, giving the protein MGTVGIFAIFFSSSLCLYIVLALIRVVHKLWWTPIRIQYQMRSQGITGLPYRFVGGSTKEILNMKKEALSRPMGLSHDLLSRVQPHVHSWVNKYGKNFLQWYGTQPQLVITEPELIKEILNNKDKAYPKEAAVGYMKKLFGDGLSASEGEKWAKMKKLANHAFHAESLKNMTPAMITSAEEMLERWKHHEGKEIEVFEEIRLYTSEVISKTAFGSSYVEGKKIFQMLMKLASLTAINGYKLRFPGISKIYKTNDEIESGELEKDIHYSILEIIKKREMKVMTTEFGSSTGGDFLDLLLKAHHDANVDRRISVQDIVDECKTFYIAGQETTTTLLTWTLFLLAIHPDWQEKARKEVLDFFGQQNPTPDGITKLKTMTMIINETLRLYTPTLSVLRIVEREARLGKLILPANLSLYIPPLALHHDPQIWGEDVHLFKPERFSEGVAKATNNNIATFFPFGMGPRTCVGMNFATNEAKIALSMILQRYAFTISPTYVHSPVQHFTLRPQHGIQVLLHPL; this is encoded by the exons atgggtaCTGTTGGAATCTTTGCAATCTTTTTTTCAAGCTCTCTCTGCCTCTACATTGTCTTGGCTCTAATCCGGGTCGTTCACAAACTATGGTGGACTCCTATTCGCATACAATATCAAATGCGTTCACAGGGAATCACAGGTCTTCCTTACAGATTCGTCGGTGGAAGCACCAAAGAAATTTTGAACATGAAAAAAGAAGCCTTGAGTAGGCCAATGGGTTTATCACATGACTTATTGTCCAGAGTTCAGCCTCATGTTCATTCATGGGTCAACAAATAtg GGAAGAATTTTCTTCAATGGTATGGCACTCAACCTCAACTGGTCATTACAGAACCAGAGCTTATCAAAGAGATACTGAACAATAAAGACAAAGCTTATCCGAAGGAAGCAGCTGTAGGCTATATGAAGAAGCTCTTCGGAGATGGGCTTTCGGCATCTGAAGGTGAAAAATGGGCAAAGATGAAGAAATTGGCCAATCATGCCTTCCATGCCGAGAGCCTGAAA AATATGACTCCAGCAATGATCACAAGCGCGGAGGAAATGCTAGAACGGTGGAAACATCATGAAGGCAAAGAGATCGAGGTATTCGAAGAAATTAGACTATATACATCAGAAGTGATTTCCAAGACTGCTTTTGGGAGTAGTTACGTAGAAGGGAAGAAGATTTTTCAGATGTTGATGAAATTGGCCTCGTTAACAGCCATCAATGGTTACAAACTCAGGTTTCCCGGCATCAG taaaatttataaaacaaatgaTGAAATTGAATCGGGGGAGCTTGAAAAAGATATACACTACTCTATATTAGAGATAattaagaaaagagaaatgaagGTAATGACTACAGAGTTCGGCAGCAGTACTGGGGGTGATTTTCTTGATTTACTTTTAAAGGCTCATCATGATGCCAATGTTGACCGAAGGATTTCAGTACAAGATATAGTGGATGAGTGCAAGACATTTTACATTGCTGGACAAGAAACCACTACTACTTTACTTACATGGACTCTATTTCTTCTGGCAATCCACCCTGATTGGCAAGAGAAAGCAAGAAAGGAGGTGCTCGATTTTTTTGGCCAACAAAATCCAACTCCAGATGGCATCACAAAACTCAAGACC ATGACCATGATCATCAATGAGACTTTGAGGTTATATACTCCTACACTTTCAGTACTAAGAATAGTTGAAAGGGAAGCTAGACTGGGGAAGCTCATTCTTCCAGCTAATCTATCATTGTACATCCCACCTCTTGCACTTCATCATGACCCTCAAATATGGGGAGAGGACGTGCATCTTTTCAAACCAGAGAGATTCTCAGAAGGTGTTGCCAAGGCTACTAACAACAACATAGctactttttttccctttggaaTGGGACCTCGGACTTGTGTGGGTATGAACTTTGCCACCAATGAAGCAAAGATTGCTCTTTCAATGATTCTACAACGCTATGCCTTCACCATATCCCCAACCTATGTCCACTCACCAGTTCAACATTTTACCCTTCGTCCACAACATGGAATTCAAGTGCTGCTACACCCATTGTAA